A DNA window from Desulfonispora thiosulfatigenes DSM 11270 contains the following coding sequences:
- a CDS encoding sigma factor, giving the protein MKRQIDYLMEVVNIEGVVISMNLTKKDSSFEQEFKIYYPVVVKKIISILGDAEISKDIAQETFLKYYYQDKKEIDNIKAWLLTVASNLAYNYIRAEQSRKMREEKVILEKNK; this is encoded by the coding sequence ATGAAAAGACAAATTGATTACCTCATGGAGGTGGTAAATATAGAAGGCGTGGTAATTAGTATGAATCTTACTAAAAAGGATAGTAGCTTTGAACAAGAGTTTAAAATATATTATCCAGTAGTAGTAAAGAAAATAATATCTATCCTTGGTGATGCCGAAATAAGTAAAGATATTGCCCAGGAAACTTTTCTAAAATACTATTATCAAGATAAAAAAGAAATAGACAATATTAAAGCATGGCTTTTAACAGTGGCTTCTAATTTAGCCTATAATTATATTAGAGCCGAGCAAAGCCGCAAAATGAGAGAAGAAAAAGTAATTTTAGAAAAAAACAAATGA
- a CDS encoding methyl-accepting chemotaxis protein: MKWFRNHLASKLIIPTVILLIIGFSTMIVLGNTQMEKAVWEEVEAEGSLGVRAASAEIQAYFNKYVSLLTMANSNEIINLASKMEGRDLSAYLGTPEYDRFINLTKRLSDNDPQVIDIYIASEISKSNIAMSGWIPDDDYDCTQRPWYIEGKAKNDIYFAKPYIDVDTKDRIVTMSRPIYQGDKFLGLLAVDLSLKEVNEIISSMQNFEGDLIFMLGEDGTFIDHPDEKLVLTQSLDIKGDINNIFTKMVKGETGYGEAEFGGLQKVIFYHPVKLTNWSIAISVPKEILTAPIIKDTRQNALIGAIIVIVISLVIFFMVRYSLRPLGELNKLTNEIAEGNLDVDIEVKGTDEVGRLAGNFQRMSDNLRDLVEDIKADAVKLSASSEELSANIEEIAGQTQNITSSSQEIAAGVEETSASTEEVSAISADINTSAIDLAKRASTGSEEASKIKQRAEKFTKDAQAALEDTNALFSQRQAAILKSLEQGKVVEKVVQMTKVISDIAEQTNLLALNAAIEAARAGEQGRGFSVVAEEVRKLAEQSKQTVGEISPIIDQVQDAFKNLAEDTNGILKFMVEKVGADYKLMLGTGEQYQNDSDYLAGIVEEFKNKADQIKDSTDEASMAMDQIATTVENANAGTQDIANNIGETTKALEEVAHVTQKQAEVADRLIKLVGKFKV; the protein is encoded by the coding sequence ATGAAATGGTTTCGGAATCATTTAGCAAGTAAGTTAATTATACCGACAGTAATACTTTTAATAATTGGATTTTCTACGATGATTGTATTAGGTAATACTCAAATGGAAAAGGCAGTCTGGGAGGAAGTAGAAGCCGAAGGAAGCTTAGGGGTAAGAGCTGCTTCAGCGGAAATTCAAGCATATTTTAATAAATATGTTAGCCTTTTAACTATGGCAAATAGTAATGAAATAATTAACTTAGCCAGCAAAATGGAGGGGCGTGACCTTTCAGCCTATTTAGGAACACCTGAATATGATAGATTTATAAATTTAACAAAACGACTTTCTGATAATGATCCTCAAGTAATAGATATTTATATAGCTTCAGAAATTAGTAAATCTAATATAGCTATGTCCGGTTGGATTCCTGATGATGATTATGATTGTACGCAAAGACCATGGTATATTGAGGGGAAGGCAAAAAATGATATTTATTTTGCCAAGCCCTATATAGATGTCGATACTAAAGATAGAATTGTTACTATGAGTAGACCCATTTATCAAGGAGATAAATTTCTAGGCTTATTAGCTGTAGACTTAAGTTTAAAAGAAGTAAACGAAATAATAAGCTCCATGCAAAATTTCGAGGGAGATTTAATATTTATGTTAGGTGAGGATGGTACTTTTATTGACCATCCTGATGAAAAATTAGTGCTTACGCAAAGTTTAGACATTAAAGGGGATATTAATAATATTTTCACTAAAATGGTTAAAGGCGAGACGGGGTATGGTGAAGCGGAATTTGGCGGATTACAAAAGGTTATTTTTTATCACCCGGTTAAGTTAACAAATTGGTCAATTGCGATTTCCGTTCCAAAGGAGATTTTAACTGCACCAATTATTAAAGATACTAGGCAAAATGCCTTAATTGGAGCAATAATTGTAATTGTCATAAGTTTAGTAATTTTCTTTATGGTAAGATATTCACTGCGCCCTTTAGGAGAGTTAAATAAATTAACTAATGAAATAGCAGAAGGTAATTTAGATGTAGATATAGAGGTAAAGGGTACAGATGAGGTTGGAAGGTTAGCTGGTAATTTCCAAAGAATGTCTGATAATTTACGAGATTTAGTGGAGGACATAAAAGCAGATGCTGTGAAGCTAAGCGCTTCAAGCGAAGAATTATCAGCTAATATTGAAGAAATAGCAGGTCAAACGCAAAATATTACTTCAAGTAGTCAAGAAATAGCAGCAGGGGTAGAAGAAACAAGTGCTTCAACAGAAGAAGTATCAGCAATTTCAGCTGATATTAATACATCTGCCATAGATCTAGCTAAAAGAGCAAGTACAGGAAGTGAAGAAGCAAGTAAAATTAAGCAAAGGGCAGAAAAGTTTACAAAGGATGCTCAGGCTGCACTTGAAGATACCAACGCGTTATTTAGTCAAAGACAGGCGGCAATTTTAAAATCTTTAGAACAAGGTAAGGTAGTGGAAAAAGTAGTGCAAATGACTAAGGTAATTTCAGACATTGCTGAGCAAACTAATCTATTAGCCTTAAATGCAGCAATCGAAGCAGCCAGGGCAGGAGAACAAGGACGTGGTTTTTCAGTGGTAGCTGAGGAAGTAAGAAAGTTAGCTGAACAATCTAAACAAACTGTAGGAGAAATTAGTCCAATTATTGATCAAGTGCAAGATGCATTTAAGAATTTAGCCGAAGATACAAACGGAATTTTGAAGTTCATGGTAGAAAAGGTTGGAGCAGATTACAAACTTATGCTTGGTACAGGAGAGCAATATCAAAATGATTCTGATTATTTAGCAGGGATAGTAGAGGAATTTAAAAATAAAGCTGATCAGATTAAAGATTCTACCGACGAAGCTAGTATGGCTATGGATCAAATTGCTACTACGGTAGAAAATGCCAACGCAGGTACGCAAGATATTGCAAATAACATAGGTGAAACGACAAAGGCCTTAGAAGAAGTAGCTCATGTAACTCAGAAGCAAGCAGAAGTAGCAGATAGATTAATTAAATTAGTAGGGAAGTTTAAGGTATAA
- a CDS encoding DUF1002 domain-containing protein, which produces MKKKIMSILLLITLLIGTMPLAAFAGRTDVVSFGADLSSSQQAEMLEEFGVTRDEADIIEVTIQDVKDHLQGIATDKQIGTKAISSAYVRLLSDGEGIQVDTHNITWVSDEMYANAMATAGVEDAQVIVAAPFKVTGTTALTGIMEAFETASGKKITKEAKNAANEELIITGDMGKEIGKDEAVKLIQNVKEQIAKQDIKTPEDMRRVILDIAKELNIQLSDAQIDQILSLMKKISKLDLNVDKISQQLEKIGANLDVVKQTVADNKGVIQKFLDAISSFLRSIFG; this is translated from the coding sequence ATGAAGAAAAAAATAATGAGTATATTATTATTAATAACTTTACTAATAGGAACAATGCCTTTAGCTGCTTTTGCAGGTAGAACTGATGTAGTTAGTTTTGGAGCAGATTTAAGTAGTTCGCAACAAGCAGAAATGTTAGAGGAATTTGGTGTAACAAGAGACGAAGCAGATATCATAGAAGTAACAATCCAAGATGTTAAAGATCATTTACAAGGAATAGCCACCGATAAGCAAATAGGGACAAAGGCGATTTCTTCTGCATATGTGAGATTATTATCAGATGGTGAAGGAATTCAAGTAGATACGCATAATATTACATGGGTATCTGACGAAATGTATGCAAATGCCATGGCAACAGCAGGGGTAGAGGACGCACAGGTAATAGTAGCGGCACCTTTTAAGGTTACTGGTACAACTGCTTTAACAGGCATTATGGAGGCCTTTGAAACAGCTAGTGGTAAAAAGATAACGAAGGAAGCTAAAAATGCAGCTAATGAAGAATTAATTATAACAGGAGACATGGGTAAGGAAATTGGTAAAGATGAAGCAGTAAAGCTTATTCAAAACGTTAAAGAACAAATAGCTAAGCAAGATATCAAAACTCCTGAAGATATGCGCAGAGTAATTCTCGATATCGCCAAAGAATTAAATATCCAATTATCAGATGCTCAAATTGATCAAATTTTAAGTCTTATGAAAAAGATTAGTAAGCTTGATTTAAACGTAGATAAAATTAGTCAGCAATTAGAAAAAATCGGGGCAAATCTAGATGTTGTTAAACAAACAGTAGCGGATAATAAAGGCGTGATCCAAAAATTCTTAGATGCAATTAGTAGTTTTTTACGTAGTATATTTGGTTAA
- a CDS encoding ABC-F family ATP-binding cassette domain-containing protein has translation MSVLLVENVSHDFGGRKILEDASFRLLKGEHVGLVGANGEGKTTFLKIITGDIMPDAGKVEWSNRVTVGYLDQHTSLAKGQSIREVLREAFQGMFDLEAEMLSLYDKMAEASSDEMDKIMEDTGEIQGILETSGFYTIDAKIEEVANGLGLGEIGLDKDVDDLSGGQRTKVLLTKLLLQNPTILILDEPTNYLDVEHIEWLKRYLKDYENSFILVSHDVPFMNEVVNVIYHVENAILTRYTANYEEFMRMHLLKKEQQLKAYEKQQKEVERLEDFVARNKARISTTGRAKSRQKQLDKMERIEKPREKVKPEFRFKEARAAGKYIFEAKDLVLGYDSALTTSLNVSLERGQRIAIKGVNGLGKSTLLKTLLGIIKPFAGQVKLGEYLFPGYFEQEDKENGDKTALEEVWDEYPNLTNFEVRQALAKCGLTNEHITSKMKVLSGGENAKVRLCKLMLKQINFLVLDEPTNHLDVDAKEELKRAIKAFKGTVLLVSHEPEFYEDIVTDIWNVEDWTTKVV, from the coding sequence ATGAGTGTATTATTAGTAGAAAATGTTAGTCATGATTTTGGGGGCAGGAAAATTTTAGAAGATGCCTCATTTCGTTTATTAAAAGGGGAACATGTTGGATTAGTAGGAGCTAATGGAGAAGGTAAAACTACCTTTTTAAAAATAATTACAGGTGATATCATGCCGGATGCTGGGAAGGTTGAATGGTCTAATCGTGTTACAGTAGGTTATTTAGATCAGCATACTTCTTTAGCTAAGGGGCAAAGTATTAGAGAAGTGTTACGTGAAGCTTTTCAGGGTATGTTTGATTTAGAAGCAGAAATGTTAAGTTTATATGATAAAATGGCTGAAGCAAGTAGCGATGAAATGGATAAAATCATGGAAGATACAGGAGAAATTCAAGGCATTCTAGAAACGAGTGGTTTTTATACAATTGATGCTAAAATTGAAGAAGTTGCTAATGGATTAGGTCTAGGTGAGATCGGATTAGATAAAGATGTAGATGATTTAAGTGGTGGTCAGAGAACAAAGGTTTTATTAACTAAACTCTTACTGCAGAATCCAACCATTTTAATTCTCGATGAGCCGACTAACTATTTAGATGTGGAACATATTGAATGGCTTAAAAGGTATTTAAAAGATTATGAAAATAGCTTTATCCTAGTATCGCATGATGTTCCTTTTATGAATGAAGTTGTAAATGTAATTTATCATGTAGAAAATGCAATTTTAACTAGGTATACAGCTAATTATGAAGAATTTATGAGAATGCACCTATTAAAAAAAGAACAACAATTAAAGGCATATGAAAAGCAACAAAAGGAAGTAGAAAGATTAGAAGATTTCGTAGCGCGTAATAAGGCAAGGATATCTACGACAGGGCGTGCAAAAAGTAGACAAAAGCAATTAGACAAAATGGAAAGAATAGAAAAACCACGTGAAAAGGTTAAACCTGAGTTTAGGTTTAAAGAAGCAAGAGCAGCAGGAAAATATATTTTTGAAGCCAAGGATTTAGTCTTAGGTTATGACTCCGCCTTAACAACTTCTTTAAATGTTTCTTTAGAAAGAGGACAGAGAATAGCCATTAAAGGAGTAAATGGATTGGGTAAATCAACATTATTAAAAACCTTGCTTGGCATAATTAAGCCTTTTGCAGGTCAAGTTAAGTTAGGTGAATATCTTTTCCCAGGGTATTTTGAACAAGAGGATAAAGAAAATGGGGACAAAACTGCCTTAGAAGAAGTATGGGACGAGTATCCTAATCTTACAAATTTTGAAGTGCGTCAAGCCCTAGCTAAATGTGGGTTAACTAATGAACACATTACGAGTAAGATGAAGGTTTTAAGTGGTGGTGAAAATGCTAAAGTTAGACTATGTAAATTAATGCTTAAACAAATTAATTTTTTAGTCCTGGATGAGCCTACCAATCACTTAGATGTAGATGCCAAAGAAGAATTAAAAAGAGCTATCAAAGCCTTTAAAGGAACAGTTCTCTTAGTATCCCACGAACCAGAATTTTATGAGGATATTGTTACAGATATTTGGAATGTAGAAGACTGGACGACTAAAGTTGTTTAA
- a CDS encoding thioredoxin family protein — protein sequence MNKLMSVHETEDFIHNNECAMLYFSSVECSVCVSVWNQLQNLLKSFPHIKVAKIEVPEVLEVTGEYSIFTVPVVVFFLEGREILRQGRFFNFNELEQKLSRYYQYCN from the coding sequence ATGAATAAGTTGATGTCGGTGCATGAAACAGAGGATTTTATACATAATAATGAGTGTGCAATGCTTTATTTTAGCTCGGTAGAATGTTCAGTGTGCGTGAGCGTGTGGAATCAACTACAAAACTTATTGAAAAGTTTTCCACATATTAAAGTTGCAAAAATAGAAGTACCAGAAGTATTAGAGGTTACAGGAGAATATTCAATTTTTACGGTGCCAGTAGTTGTTTTCTTTTTAGAGGGCAGGGAAATCTTACGACAAGGTAGATTTTTTAATTTCAATGAGTTAGAACAAAAATTAAGTAGATACTATCAATATTGTAATTAA
- the lysA gene encoding diaminopimelate decarboxylase: MAKKTLPFTKEQIEKIIDEYGSPFHIYDEQAIRENVRNLIKAFSWAPKFKEYFAVKATPNPYIMKILQEEGVGADCSSIAELILSEKVGLKGNEIIFTSNNTPAFEYKKAVELGAIINLDDISHIDYIEKHIGIPESISFRYNPGPLRAGNEIIGNPEEAKYGLTKDQIFEAYKIMKEKDVKRFGLHTMIISNELNPDFFIETANMMFDLVIEIKNKLDVSIEFVNFGGGLGIPYLPEEEPVDLERIGQGVKEAYEQKITPNGLDPLNITLEYGRMITGPYGYLVTRAIHKKDIYKNYIGVDASMSDLMRPGMYGAYHHITVVGKESEPHDQVYDVTGSLCENCDKFAINRKLPKIEIGDILVIHDTGAHGHAMGFNYNGKLRSSELLLKPDGSVEMIRRAETLEDYFATLDFSKL, from the coding sequence ATGGCAAAAAAGACCCTACCTTTTACTAAAGAACAAATAGAAAAGATAATTGATGAATATGGATCCCCTTTCCATATTTATGATGAACAGGCAATTAGAGAAAATGTAAGAAATTTAATTAAAGCATTTTCTTGGGCACCTAAATTTAAAGAATATTTTGCAGTAAAGGCTACTCCTAATCCATATATTATGAAGATTCTTCAAGAAGAAGGAGTAGGAGCCGATTGTAGTTCGATTGCAGAATTAATTTTAAGTGAAAAGGTCGGCTTAAAGGGCAATGAAATAATTTTTACTTCTAATAATACGCCTGCTTTTGAATATAAAAAGGCTGTAGAACTTGGGGCTATTATTAATTTAGATGATATTAGCCATATAGATTATATTGAAAAGCATATAGGGATTCCAGAAAGTATTTCTTTTAGATACAATCCAGGACCTCTTCGTGCTGGAAATGAAATTATAGGAAACCCTGAAGAGGCAAAATATGGATTAACCAAAGATCAAATATTTGAAGCCTACAAAATTATGAAAGAAAAAGATGTTAAGCGTTTTGGTCTTCATACTATGATTATCTCAAATGAGCTTAATCCTGATTTTTTTATTGAAACAGCTAATATGATGTTTGATTTAGTAATTGAAATTAAAAATAAATTAGATGTAAGTATTGAATTTGTAAACTTTGGTGGTGGGCTAGGTATTCCATATTTACCTGAAGAAGAGCCTGTTGATTTAGAGAGAATTGGTCAAGGAGTTAAAGAAGCTTATGAGCAAAAAATTACTCCTAATGGACTTGATCCATTAAATATTACTTTAGAGTATGGTCGCATGATAACGGGTCCATATGGATATTTAGTAACAAGGGCTATTCATAAAAAGGATATTTATAAAAATTATATCGGTGTAGATGCTAGTATGTCTGACCTTATGCGTCCTGGAATGTATGGAGCGTATCATCATATTACAGTGGTGGGGAAGGAAAGCGAGCCTCATGACCAGGTATATGATGTTACGGGTAGTTTATGTGAGAATTGTGATAAATTTGCGATTAATCGAAAACTTCCCAAAATAGAAATAGGTGATATTTTAGTTATTCATGATACGGGAGCACATGGTCATGCAATGGGCTTTAATTATAATGGAAAACTTAGAAGTAGTGAGTTATTATTAAAGCCAGATGGTAGTGTGGAAATGATTAGAAGAGCAGAGACTTTAGAGGATTATTTTGCAACTTTAGATTTTTCGAAATTATAA
- a CDS encoding nitroreductase family protein → MKEILNRRSIRQYTDRQVSDELIDDLLKAAMAAPSAGNERPWEFIVVRDKKTLSKIIEVHPNGSMMATASVAIVVCGNLEQEKYEGYWVQDVSAATQNILLAGEHFELGSVWLGVHPNADMEREIGKILSLPETIIPFSIIPVGYPGEYKPPTDRYDYTKIHYDQW, encoded by the coding sequence ATGAAAGAGATTTTAAATAGAAGAAGCATTAGACAATATACTGATAGACAGGTTAGTGATGAGTTAATTGATGATTTGTTAAAAGCTGCTATGGCTGCACCTTCAGCTGGCAATGAACGTCCATGGGAATTTATTGTGGTTAGAGACAAAAAAACTTTAAGTAAAATAATAGAAGTACATCCTAATGGTTCGATGATGGCAACCGCATCTGTTGCAATCGTAGTTTGTGGTAATTTAGAACAAGAAAAATATGAAGGATACTGGGTTCAAGATGTCTCAGCCGCTACTCAAAACATTCTTTTAGCTGGTGAGCACTTCGAGCTAGGCTCAGTTTGGTTAGGAGTTCATCCTAATGCGGATATGGAAAGAGAAATAGGAAAAATTTTAAGTCTTCCAGAAACTATTATTCCTTTTTCAATTATCCCAGTAGGTTATCCTGGCGAATATAAGCCTCCTACAGATCGCTATGATTATACAAAAATTCATTATGATCAATGGTAA
- a CDS encoding YihY/virulence factor BrkB family protein: MYKVIFNWLKAQKKRRWVLFLDQIIFRFNNDKVSSIGSQLTYYLVLSIFPFIIFLLNIVKFTPLASADILNSLTRVLPTATQEMILAIINEIVSSSSNTLLSVSAIVGLWTSSTGISQVIRAVNEAYDAKEGRGFLRLRLVSLFFTFSLIVLIILVFVFLVFGEIIARGVLNYFNEAELFQVLWPIFRISIALGFMVLGFSLLYKYGPSCSKQNKLTFQDVLPGAVFVTVGWTLASMAFSFYVNNFGKYSVTYGSLGGIIVFLIWLYITSIIIVLGGEVNATLTFFKKNDWQHDPRKSIIDK, from the coding sequence ATGTATAAGGTTATTTTTAATTGGTTAAAAGCACAAAAGAAACGAAGATGGGTACTATTTTTAGACCAGATTATTTTTAGATTTAATAACGATAAAGTATCTTCAATTGGGTCTCAACTTACCTATTATTTGGTGTTATCCATTTTCCCATTTATAATTTTCTTATTAAATATAGTTAAATTTACACCTTTAGCCAGTGCAGATATTTTAAATTCTTTAACGAGAGTACTGCCAACTGCTACGCAAGAAATGATATTAGCAATTATTAATGAAATTGTAAGTTCAAGTAGTAATACTTTATTGTCAGTTTCAGCGATTGTGGGACTTTGGACATCATCGACGGGTATTTCTCAGGTTATTCGTGCGGTAAATGAAGCTTATGATGCAAAGGAAGGAAGAGGCTTTTTAAGGTTAAGATTGGTATCCTTATTTTTCACCTTTAGTTTAATCGTTTTAATTATTTTAGTATTTGTTTTTTTAGTTTTTGGCGAGATAATTGCCCGGGGAGTGTTAAATTATTTTAATGAAGCTGAGTTATTTCAAGTTTTATGGCCCATTTTTCGGATATCCATTGCCTTAGGTTTCATGGTCTTAGGTTTTAGCCTTTTATATAAATATGGTCCATCTTGTTCAAAACAAAATAAACTGACGTTTCAGGATGTTTTACCTGGAGCAGTTTTTGTGACTGTTGGATGGACACTAGCTTCCATGGCCTTTTCTTTTTATGTAAATAATTTTGGTAAATATTCCGTAACCTATGGTAGCCTAGGTGGAATAATAGTTTTCTTAATTTGGCTTTATATTACTAGTATAATAATCGTCCTGGGTGGAGAGGTAAATGCAACTTTAACCTTTTTTAAAAAAAACGATTGGCAACATGATCCACGGAAAAGTATTATTGATAAATAA
- a CDS encoding anti-sigma factor family protein has protein sequence MHIKEELLQCYIDDELSLIERRQIEEHLKTCPMCQEKLVELKELDTLFSVSFEHPELKISEQDVNLAFKDINKEIKKEKRKGWKFKMANYKKIVSGVAATCVFGAMLFVPQVQEAVADGLHIFRVQKVENVEVNIQDLEKLGREFNSKVGEINLDQLGKLNVKEQANSEGLTLVKAQEKVPFALKYPAGFDLEQDVHVLGAMDIDFALKVEEVNKILKQLGSKDMLPEELDGKNFNVYSSGNVNMSYDVDGKWINLSQMESPQITVPQGVNVSELREILIGIPILPENIKNQLRNVRDLENTLLVPTENNGKDKVVTIGNGKGILQGDGHYSNLVWLDNGVIYSLSGHSDLDLVKVAKELRDVQ, from the coding sequence ATGCATATTAAAGAAGAATTACTCCAATGCTATATAGATGATGAGCTTAGTTTAATTGAACGTAGGCAAATAGAAGAACATTTAAAAACTTGTCCCATGTGTCAAGAAAAGTTAGTCGAATTAAAAGAGTTAGATACCTTATTTAGTGTAAGTTTTGAACATCCAGAATTAAAGATAAGTGAGCAAGATGTAAATCTAGCTTTCAAAGATATTAATAAAGAAATTAAAAAGGAAAAAAGGAAAGGGTGGAAATTTAAAATGGCAAATTATAAGAAAATAGTATCAGGGGTAGCAGCAACATGTGTTTTTGGAGCAATGTTATTTGTACCACAAGTTCAAGAAGCAGTAGCAGATGGATTGCATATATTCAGAGTACAAAAGGTGGAAAATGTAGAGGTAAATATTCAGGATCTTGAAAAATTAGGTAGAGAATTTAATTCCAAAGTAGGGGAAATTAATTTAGATCAATTAGGTAAATTAAATGTTAAAGAACAAGCAAACTCAGAAGGTTTAACCTTAGTGAAGGCTCAGGAAAAAGTTCCTTTTGCCTTAAAATACCCAGCTGGATTTGACTTAGAGCAAGATGTACATGTATTGGGTGCTATGGATATAGATTTTGCCTTAAAGGTTGAGGAAGTTAATAAAATTTTAAAACAATTAGGTTCTAAGGATATGTTGCCTGAAGAATTAGACGGTAAAAATTTCAACGTTTATTCAAGTGGAAATGTAAATATGTCGTATGATGTGGATGGAAAATGGATTAACTTAAGTCAAATGGAGAGTCCACAAATTACAGTGCCCCAAGGTGTAAATGTAAGCGAATTAAGAGAGATATTAATAGGGATTCCAATTTTACCTGAAAATATTAAAAATCAATTAAGAAATGTGCGGGATCTTGAAAATACTTTATTAGTACCAACGGAGAATAATGGTAAGGATAAGGTTGTAACAATAGGAAATGGCAAAGGTATACTACAAGGTGATGGACATTATAGTAATTTAGTATGGTTAGATAATGGTGTTATTTATTCTTTAAGTGGTCATAGTGACCTTGATTTGGTGAAAGTTGCTAAAGAATTAAGG
- a CDS encoding sigma-70 family RNA polymerase sigma factor, which yields MTEIEAEFIQREENKEVYAALKKIPERDQRIIFLKYSGYSYREIAESLNLEEASIGTYLVRAKKKLKIALDEIKG from the coding sequence ATGACAGAAATTGAAGCAGAATTTATACAAAGAGAAGAAAATAAAGAAGTTTATGCAGCTTTAAAAAAAATACCTGAACGCGATCAACGAATTATCTTTTTAAAATATTCGGGATACTCTTATCGAGAGATAGCTGAGAGCTTAAATCTTGAAGAAGCATCAATAGGTACTTATCTTGTGAGGGCAAAAAAGAAACTGAAAATAGCATTAGATGAGATAAAGGGGTGA
- a CDS encoding sodium-dependent transporter, with amino-acid sequence MEQRENFSGKLGFVLACLGSAIGLGNIWMFPWRLAEFGGAAFLIPYFICIYTLGVTGLMGEFGFGRSKRAGALKGIQEVFKEKNLPFGRIVGLIPTLAVAGTLIFYTIVVGWVLRYLFASFQGAFNTVDIPSYFNNFAGTTQSIGWHFLAIIFTVSVVAFGVSKGIERINKIIMPALFVIFVILLFRSLTLDGAVLGLKYLLIPDWSYLLKPITWIMALGQAFFTVSLNGAGMVVYGSYLKKDIDIKSSAIHVAIYDTLAALLAAFIIIPAVFAFGLDLNAGPSLLFITMPHIFGEMPFGYLFSIMFFVSIMFAAISSAINMLEAPVEAFLSQINTTRLRAVIIIASIAFIIGIPLDLSMDRFGAWADFITIYLAPLGSLITAIVFFWLYGANRARNDINIGGLSPVGSWFEPVAKYFYTFSVILVLVLGIIYNGIG; translated from the coding sequence ATGGAGCAAAGAGAAAATTTTTCGGGTAAACTTGGTTTTGTTTTAGCATGTCTAGGTTCAGCTATTGGATTGGGTAATATATGGATGTTCCCGTGGAGATTAGCAGAATTTGGTGGAGCAGCCTTTTTAATTCCATATTTTATTTGTATTTATACATTAGGGGTCACAGGCCTAATGGGGGAATTTGGTTTTGGTAGATCTAAAAGGGCTGGAGCATTAAAAGGAATACAGGAAGTATTTAAAGAAAAGAATTTACCTTTTGGAAGAATAGTAGGTTTAATTCCTACTTTAGCAGTGGCGGGTACTTTGATTTTTTACACAATCGTAGTGGGTTGGGTTTTACGATACTTATTTGCTTCTTTTCAAGGAGCCTTTAATACAGTAGATATTCCTAGTTATTTTAATAATTTCGCAGGGACAACACAAAGTATTGGCTGGCATTTTTTAGCCATTATCTTTACAGTATCAGTAGTAGCCTTTGGAGTATCTAAGGGAATAGAAAGAATTAATAAAATAATAATGCCTGCTTTATTTGTTATTTTTGTTATTTTATTATTTAGGTCGTTAACTTTAGATGGTGCAGTTCTAGGACTTAAATATTTATTAATTCCAGACTGGTCATATTTGTTAAAACCGATTACATGGATTATGGCCCTAGGTCAGGCTTTTTTTACTGTCTCACTTAATGGCGCTGGCATGGTTGTTTATGGAAGTTATTTAAAGAAAGATATAGATATTAAGTCTTCTGCCATACATGTTGCAATTTATGATACTTTGGCTGCTCTCTTAGCTGCATTTATTATTATTCCAGCTGTATTTGCTTTTGGTTTAGACTTAAATGCAGGGCCTTCTTTATTATTTATCACTATGCCACATATTTTTGGAGAAATGCCTTTTGGCTATTTATTTAGTATCATGTTCTTTGTTAGTATCATGTTTGCAGCAATTTCTTCAGCAATTAATATGTTGGAGGCGCCAGTTGAAGCTTTCTTGAGTCAAATAAATACTACTAGGTTAAGAGCAGTAATAATTATTGCATCAATTGCTTTTATAATTGGTATTCCTTTAGATTTAAGTATGGATAGATTTGGTGCTTGGGCAGACTTTATTACAATTTATCTAGCACCTTTAGGTTCTTTGATTACAGCAATTGTTTTCTTTTGGCTATATGGAGCAAATAGGGCTAGAAATGATATTAATATAGGTGGTTTAAGTCCAGTAGGGTCATGGTTTGAGCCTGTAGCAAAATATTTTTATACTTTTAGTGTTATATTAGTTTTAGTTTTAGGTATTATTTACAATGGAATAGGCTAA